A genomic window from Camelina sativa cultivar DH55 chromosome 2, Cs, whole genome shotgun sequence includes:
- the LOC104753533 gene encoding uncharacterized protein LOC104753533, with the protein MSGASFPANLPSMVSTVPILTGTNFSEWKEKVEFTLGVLDMDLALREEEPDPLTIISTEEEKALHKAWEKANRLSMMFLKMTIASNIKTSLPDADKAIDYLAAIEERFKTADKSLAGKLMADLTTIKYDGTRSMHEHCIEMTNLAAKLKNLGMSVDDSFLVQFILNSLPPQYGPFQMNYNAIDERWTSTELANKLVQEEARLGREGIKVSHHVQGVGPKVGFRHKKSHQRAQPTMTDSDQVNPKKKGKERLQVQLL; encoded by the exons ATGAGTGGAG CATCATTTCCTGCTAATTTGCCATCTATGGTCTCTACTGTTCCGATCCTCACTGGAACCAACTTCTCAGAATGGAAAGAGAAAGTTGAGTTCACATTAGGAGTACTAGATATGGATTTGGCACTTCGTGAAGAAGAGCCAGATCCCTTAACTATAATTAGTACTGAGGAAGAAAAGGCTCTCCATAAAGCTTGGGAGAAAGCGAACAGATTAAGcatgatgtttttaaaaatgaccaTAGCTAGCAATATCAAAACTTCCCTTCCAGATGCAGATAAAGCTATAGATTATCTAGCAGCTATAGAAGAACGGTTTAAGACTGCAGACAAATCCCTTGCAGGGAAACTTATGGCAGATCTTACAACCATTAAGTATGATGGGACAAGGTCTATGCATGAACATTGCATTGAAATGACCAACCTTGCGGCTAAACTAAAGAATTTAGGAATGAGTGTGGACGATTCATTTCTTGTCCAATTTATCCTAAATTCACTACCTCCTCAGTATGGACCCTTTCAGATGAATTATAATGCAATTGATGAAAGGTGGACATCTACTGAATTGGCTAATAAACTAGTCCAAGAGGAGGCTAGACTTGGTCGTGAAGGAATTAAAGTTTCCCATCATGTTCAAGGAGTTGGACCTAAAGTTGGGTTTAGGCATAAAAAGAGCCATCAAAGAGCACAACCCACAATGACCGATTCCGATCAAGTTAATCCGAAGaaaaaaggcaaagaaagaTTACAGGtgcaacttttgtaa
- the LOC104753524 gene encoding calcium-transporting ATPase 8, plasma membrane-type-like — translation MLAALCFLLLRIFTMGVLDGLYVEACIILTTVLDIIVRATAEYKHSCWYEKLTEEKRNVYLEVIRGGRRFMVSIYDIVVGDIVPLKNGFQVPADGVLFVANSLKVDEQEITGSDEIVQKDLQSNPFLLSGSKLIEGIGTMLVTTVGKNTGWWLKMEEIRHETEDQKPFQGYLQWLAISANCLVLLFASVAVIVQLGLYFSGKTKKSDGTPMFIHGHTSAHEATEFVIKSLSFMIATIIVAVPVGLSIAVRLNLAKTMRKMMRDKVLVQTLSACERMGSVTTIVCHKTGILTLNQMSVVDVWAGGRRIQDMDNVSQLPTFLKELIIEGIAQNTNGSVVSETGATVPEVYGSPTEQAILRLGNKLGMKFDDARSASLVHHIIPFNPKKKYGGVALQLGTRAHVHWTGFAKVILSKCEWYMDGANNPRTIDEQQRKFFEGTIENMCKEGLRCAALAYQPYHLGSLPTNEKLSIIPQDLVLLAIIGIKDPCRPDTRDAIQLCNSGGVQVCMVTDEDVWTAQAKAMECGILRDASGRNIRTGAQFRDLSDSEREQIAGEILVLAESSPSDNLLLVEALTRIGHVVAATGMGIHDSKTLLAADVSLAMGTGGTTAAKENSDIIIQDDNFATIVKCIIWSRSLYTNIQRSILFRLTVSVSALTLCVVEVVVYDAFPLNAVQLLLLNLSIDILGAFALAYRPRADRLLMGKPPVGIRDPLITKTMWSKLIIQVFYLVVSLVLINSEKLKHGPSSNAEKVMNTFIFNSFVFCLMFNEFEIQSIDQTFKEIFRENMFLVTITSTIIFQIIVMEFAGMFVSSVKLDMKKLVTTSLLGLLSQVATRFPYPENQYYRN, via the exons ATGCTTGCTGCTCTATGTTTTTTGCTGCTGCGGATTTTCACAATg GGTGTCCTCGATGGATTGTATGTAGAAGCCTGCATCATTTTGACCACTGTTCTTGACATCATTGTGAGAG CTACCGCCGAGTACAAGCATTCTTGTTGGTATGAAAAGTTGACTGAGGAGAAGAGAAACGTGTATCTAGAG GTTATTAGAGGTGGCAGAAGATTCATGGTTTCTATCTATGATATTGTTGTCGGCGATATTGTACCCCTCAAGAATGGTTTTCAG GTACCTGCAGATGGTGTCCTGTTTGTTGCCAACTCGTTGAAAGTTGACGAGCAAGAAATTACTGGCTCAGACGAAATT GTTCAAAAAGATCTTCAAAGTAATCCGTTCCTGTTATCTGGCTCAAAACTTATAGAAGGCATAGGTACAATGCTG GTTACAACTGTTGGAAAGAACACTGGATGGTGGTTGAAGATGGAGGAGATTCGACATGAGACTGAAGACCAAAAGCCCTTTCAG GGATACTTGCAATGGCTTGCGATTTCTGCCAACTGCTTAGTCCTTTTGTTTGCTTCAGTTGCCGTTATTGTTCAGTTGGGCCT ATACTTTAGTGGTAAGACCAAAAAGTCAGATGGAACTCCAATGTTTATTCACGGACATACCTCTGCCCATGAAGCAACAGAATTTGTGATCAAATCCCTGAGTTTTATG attgCAACAATAATAGTGGCAGTGCCTGTTGGACTTTCTATAGCTGTTCGCTTGAA CCTTGCAAAgacaatgagaaaaatgatgaGAGACAAAGTTTTG GTGCAAACACTCTCTGCATGTGAAAGAATGGGATCTGTTACAACTATAGTATGTCATAAAACTGGAATTTTAACTTTGAATCAG ATGTCGGTGGTCGATGTCTGGgctggaggaagaagaatacaAGATATGGATAATGTTTCACAGTTGCCCACGTTTCTTAAAGAACTAATCATTGAAGGCATTGCCCAAAACACAAATGGCAGTGTTGTTTCTGAAACG GGAGCCACTGTACCAGAGGTTTATGGATCACCGACAGAACAGGCCATTCTTCGCTTGGGGAataag TTGGGAATGAAATTTGATGATGCTAGGTCAGCATCATTAGTCCATCATATTATACCATTCAATCCAAAGAAGAAATATGGAGGTGTGGCACTACAG CTTGGTACACGAGCCCACGTTCATTGGACAGGATTTGCAAAAGTTATTTTGAGTAAATGCGAATGGTATATGGATGGGGCCAACAACCCCAGAACTATTGATGAACAGCAACGAAAG TTCTTTGAAGGAACAATTGAAAACATGTGTAAGGAAGGACTGCGTTGTGCTGCACTTGCTTATCAACCTTATCACCTGGGAAGTCTTCCAACCAATGAGAAACTTTCTATAATACCTCAAGACCTTGTTTTGTTGGCTATTATTGGTATCAAG GATCCTTGCCGGCCAGACACAAGGGATGCGATTCAACTGTGCAATTCCGGAGGTGTTCAG GTTTGCATGGTGACAGACGAAGACGTTTGGACTGCACAAGCGAAAGCAATGGAATGTGGGATATTGAGGGATGCATCTGGCCGTAATATAAGGACAGGAGCTCAATTTCGTGATCTTTCCGATTCAGAGAGAGAGCAGATCGCCGGAGAGATCTTG GTTCTTGCTGAATCTTCTCCCAGCGACAACCTTCTGCTTGTCGAAGCACTGACGAGAATAGGGCATGTAGTTGCAGCCACAGGGATGGGAATACATGATTCAAAGACACTACTCGCG GCGGATGTTAGCCTTGCTATGGGAACTGGAGGAACCACAGCAGCAAAAGAGAATTCCGATATCATTATACAGGATGATAATTTTGCTACGATTGTCAAG TGTATCATATGGTCTCGATCTCTATACACCAATATCCAGAGATCTATCCTATTCCGGCTCACTGTCAGTGTATCAGCATTAACTCTCTGTGTGGTTGAGGTTGTGGTTTATGATGCATTTCCACTTAACGCCGTGCAG CTTCTGTTGCTTAATCTTAGTATCGACATCTTAGGAGCATTTGCATTGGCATACCGACCAAGAGCTGATCGCCTCCTAATGGGAAAGCCACCGGTTGGTATAAG agacCCTCTTATTACCAAGACGATGTGGTCCAAGTTGATAATACAG GTATTTTACCTAGTGGTGTCGCTGGTACTCATAAACTCTGAGAAGCTAAAGCATGGTCCTAGCAGCAATGCTGAAAAAGTGATGAACACATTTATATTCAATTCCTTTGTCTTCTGCCTG ATGTTTAATGAGTTTGAAATCCAAAGCATAGACCAAACCTTTAAAGAAATCTTCAGAGAGAACATGTTTCTCGTTACAATAACCTCAACTATTATATTTCAG ATAATCGTAATGGAGTTCGCAGGCATGTTCGTTTCTTCAGTCAAGCTTGACATGAAAAAATTGGTGACGACAAGTCTTTTGGGATTGCTCAG CCAAGTGGCCACTCGCTTCCCTTACCCAGAAAACCAATACTACCGTAACTGA
- the LOC104728114 gene encoding calcium-transporting ATPase 8, plasma membrane-type-like isoform X1 translates to MVVFDFSMLRFWKRPTKSNDKGGPGDLEVGRGACYSSSASHLPEGFGGGGSAPEAEDVKSAPLDLEAGLATSTDHRPSSSRRGKLKRASDAVYRVISETLRRNRTRTRTRTPDQSHVHDHDQRGEGSANEPSTSGGFGIGLEELIQLVKDGSLEALNRYNGVHGLSNLLKTDLKLGIDRNDEEIQHRRHTFGSNTYPCRKGKSFWCFLWRASKFYHLLVIVLAGVILSLLRINTKGIFDGWYVEACIVLAIVLYVIVRARIEYKQSCQFEKLSKEKRNVHLEVIRGGRRVRVSIYDIVVGDIVPLRNGVQVPADGVLFVANSLKVDEEEITRSVGNQVQKDVQRNPFLLSGSKVMKGTGTMLVTSVGMNTEWGLKMEISQETEEEKPFQGYLKWLAISASWLVVLFASVACSVRLGRYFSGWAKNSDGTPMFNYGITTGDEAIEYVITSLSFGIAIIVVAVPFGLSIAVRLNLAKTTKRMMTEKLLVQKLSAFERMGSVTTILCHQTGILTLNQMSVVDVWAGGRRVQDMANVSQLPTSLKGLIIEGIAQNTNGSVVSETGVTEPEVYGSPTEQAILRLGNKLGMQFDDVRSASLVHHTIPFNPKKKYGGVALQIGTRGHVHWKGSAKVILSKCEDYMDRANNRRAIDEQQRKFFEGTIENMCKEGLRCAALAYQPCGLGSLPTIKEPQDLVLLAIIGIKDPCRPGTRDAIQLCNSGSVKVCMVTNEDVWTAQAIAMECGILMDASGRNIRTGAQFRELSGPEREQIAEDILVFAQSSPSDNLLLVQALKNRGHIVAATGMGIHDPKTLREADVSLAMGVGGTAAAKENSNIIILDDNFTTIVKCIIWARSLYTNVQRSILFRLTVSVSAFAICVVEIVFYDAFPVNAVQLLLLNLIIDILGAIALAYRPKADRHLMGKPPVGIRDPLITKTMWSKLIIQVFYLVLSLMLINSEKLLNLKHGHTGNAEKVMNTFIFNSFVFCLVFNEFEIQSVDQTFKEILRENMFLVTITSTIIFQIIVMEFAGMFISSVKLDMKKWVTTSLLGLLSQVATRYPYPANQYYRN, encoded by the exons ATGGTGGTATTTGATTTTTCAATGTTGAGGTTTTGGAAGAGGCCAACCAAATCTAATGATAAAGGAGGCCCTGGAGATCTCGAGGTTGGTCGCGGCGCCTGCTACTCATCTTCTGCCTCACACCTTCCGGAaggttttggtggtggtggatctGCACCTGAAGCTGAAGATGTGAAATCTGCACCTCTGGATTTGGAAGCCGGTCTTGCTACTAGTACCGATCATCGTCCCAGCTCCTCGAGGAGG GGTAAGTTGAAGAGAGCATCCGATGCGGTTTATCGAGTGATAAGCGAGACGTTGAGGAGGAACAGAACACGAACACGAACACGAACACCTGACCAATCA CATGTACATGATCACGACCAACGAGGAGAAGGCTCAGCAAACG AACCATCAACTTCTGGTGGGTTTGGGATTGGATTGGAAGAACTCATTCAACTAGTCAAAGATGGTAGCCTTGAAGCTTTGAATCGATATAATGGG GTTCATGGGTTATCAAACCTACTGAAGACTGACTTGAAACTGGGCATAGATCGGAACGATGAGGAGATACAGCATCGCAGGCACACATTTGGGTCGAACACATACCCTTGCAGAAAGGGGAAGAGTTTCTGG TGCTTCCTTTGGAGAGCTAGCAAGTTTTATCATTTGCTGGTTATTGTGCTTGCTGGAGTTATTCTTTCACTGCTCCGAATCAACACaaag GGTATCTTCGATGGATGGTATGTGGAAGCTTGCATCGTTTTGGCCATTGTTCTTTACGTCATTGTGAGAG CTAGAATCGAGTACAAACAGTCTTGTCAATTTGAAAAGTTGAGCAAGGAGAAGAGAAACGTACACCTAGAG GTTATTAGAGGTGGTAGAAGAGTCAGGGTTTCTATCTATGATATTGTTGTGGGCGACATTGTACCCCTCAGGAATGGTGTTCAA GTACCTGCAGATGGTGTCCTGTTTGTTGCAAACTCTTTgaaagttgacgaggaagaaatAACTCGCTCAGTCGGAAAT CAGGTCCAAAAAGATGTACAAAGAAATCCGTTCTTGTTATCTGGCTCAAAAGTGATGAAAGGCACAGGTACAATGCTG GTTACAAGTGTTGGAATGAACACTGAATGGGGGTTGAAGATGGAGATTTCCCAAGAGACTGAGGAAGAAAAGCCTTTCCAG GGATACCTGAAATGGCTCGCGATTTCTGCCAGCTGGTTGGTCGTTTTGTTCGCTTCAGTTGCCTGTAGTGTTCGATTAGGCCG ATACTTTAGTGGTTGGGCCAAAAATTCAGATGGAACTCCAATGTTTAATTACGGAATTACCACTGGTGATGAAGCTATAGAATATGTGATCACATCCCTGAGTTTTGGG attgCTATAATAGTAGTGGCAGTGCCTTTTGGACTTTCGATAGCCGTTCGCTTGAA CCTTGCAAAGACAACGAAGAGAATGATGACCGAAAAACTTTTG gtgcaGAAACTCTCTGCATTTGAAAGAATGGGATCTGTTACAACTATATTGTGTCATCAAACTGGGATTTTAACTTTGAATCAG ATGTCTGTGGTTGATGTCTGGGCTGGAGGAAGGAGAGTGCAAGATATGGCTAATGTTTCACAGTTGCCCACGTCTCTTAAAGGACTAATCATAGAAGGCATTGCCCAAAACACAAATGGCAGTGTTGTTTCTGAAACG gGAGTCACTGAACCAGAGGTCTATGGATCACCAACAGAACAGGCCATTCTTCGCTTGGGGAATAAg TTGGGAATGCAGTTTGATGATGTTAGGTCAGCATCATTAGTCCATCATACTATACCAttcaacccaaaaaagaaatatggaGGCGTGGCACTACAG ATTGGTACACGAGGCCACGTTCATTGGAAAGGATCTGCAAAAGTTATTTTGAGTAAATGCGAAGATTATATGGATAGGGCCAACAACCGCAGAGCAATTGATGAACAGCAACGAAAG TTTTTTGAAGGAACAATTGAAAACATGTGCAAGGAAGGACTACGTTGTGCTGCACTTGCCTATCAACCCTGTGGATTGGGAAGTCTTCCAACCATTAAGGAACCTCAAGACCTTGTTTTGTTGGCTATTATTGGTATAAAG GATCCTTGCCGGCCAGGCACAAGGGATGCGATCCAACTGTGCAATTCCGGAAGTGTTAAG GTGTGCATGGTGACTAACGAGGACGTTTGGACTGCACAAGCAATAGCAATGGAATGTGGGATACTGATGGATGCATCTGGCCGTAATATAAGGACAGGAGCCCAATTCCGTGAACTTTCCGGTCCAGAAAGAGAGCAGATTGCCGAAGACATCTTA GTTTTTGCTCAATCTTCTCCCAGCGACAACCTTCTTCTTGTCCAAGCACTGAAGAATAGAGGGCATATAGTTGCAGCCACTGGGATGGGAATACATGATCCAAAGACACTACGCGAG GCTGATGTCAGCCTCGCAATGGGAGTTGGAGGGACCGCAGCAGCAAAAGAAAATTCCAATATTATCATACTGGACGATAATTTTACTACGATTGTCAAG TGTATCATATGGGCTCGATCTCTATACACCAATGTCCAGAGATCTATCCTATTCCGGCTCACTGTCAGTGTATCAGCATTCGCTATCTGTGTGGTTGAGATTGTGTTTTATGATGCATTTCCAGTTAACGCTGTGCAG CTTCTGTTGCTTAACCTTATTATTGACATCTTAGGGGCAATAGCGTTGGCATACAGACCAAAAGCTGATCGCCACCTAATGGGAAAGCCACCGGTTGGTATAAG agacCCTCTTATAACCAAGACTATGTGGTCCAAATTGATCATACAG GTATTTTACCTAGTGCTGTCGCTGATGCTCATAAATTCTGAGAAGCTACTGAATCTGAAGCATGGTCATACGGGCAATGCCGAAAAAGTGATGAACACATTTATATTCAATTCCTTTGTCTTCTGCCTG GTCTTTAATGAGTTTGAAATCCAAAGTGTAGACCAAACCTTCAAAGAAATTCTTAGGGAGAATATGTTTCTCGTTACAATAACTTCAACTATTATATTTCAG ATAATCGTAATGGAGTTTGCAGGCATGTTCATTTCTTCAGTCAAGCTTGACATGAAAAAATGGGTGACGACAAGTCTTTTGGGATTGCTCAG cCAAGTCGCCACTCGCTACCCTTACCCAGCCAACCAATACTACCGTAACTGA
- the LOC104728114 gene encoding calcium-transporting ATPase 8, plasma membrane-type-like isoform X2, which translates to MVVFDFSMLRFWKRPTKSNDKGGPGDLEVGRGACYSSSASHLPEGFGGGGSAPEAEDVKSAPLDLEAGLATSTDHRPSSSRRGKLKRASDAVYRVISETLRRNRTRTRTRTPDQSHVHDHDQRGEGSANEPSTSGGFGIGLEELIQLVKDGSLEALNRYNGVHGLSNLLKTDLKLGIDRNDEEIQHRRHTFGSNTYPCRKGKSFWCFLWRASKFYHLLVIVLAGVILSLLRINTKGIFDGWYVEACIVLAIVLYVIVRARIEYKQSCQFEKLSKEKRNVHLEVIRGGRRVRVSIYDIVVGDIVPLRNGVQVPADGVLFVANSLKVDEEEITRSVGNVQKDVQRNPFLLSGSKVMKGTGTMLVTSVGMNTEWGLKMEISQETEEEKPFQGYLKWLAISASWLVVLFASVACSVRLGRYFSGWAKNSDGTPMFNYGITTGDEAIEYVITSLSFGIAIIVVAVPFGLSIAVRLNLAKTTKRMMTEKLLVQKLSAFERMGSVTTILCHQTGILTLNQMSVVDVWAGGRRVQDMANVSQLPTSLKGLIIEGIAQNTNGSVVSETGVTEPEVYGSPTEQAILRLGNKLGMQFDDVRSASLVHHTIPFNPKKKYGGVALQIGTRGHVHWKGSAKVILSKCEDYMDRANNRRAIDEQQRKFFEGTIENMCKEGLRCAALAYQPCGLGSLPTIKEPQDLVLLAIIGIKDPCRPGTRDAIQLCNSGSVKVCMVTNEDVWTAQAIAMECGILMDASGRNIRTGAQFRELSGPEREQIAEDILVFAQSSPSDNLLLVQALKNRGHIVAATGMGIHDPKTLREADVSLAMGVGGTAAAKENSNIIILDDNFTTIVKCIIWARSLYTNVQRSILFRLTVSVSAFAICVVEIVFYDAFPVNAVQLLLLNLIIDILGAIALAYRPKADRHLMGKPPVGIRDPLITKTMWSKLIIQVFYLVLSLMLINSEKLLNLKHGHTGNAEKVMNTFIFNSFVFCLVFNEFEIQSVDQTFKEILRENMFLVTITSTIIFQIIVMEFAGMFISSVKLDMKKWVTTSLLGLLSQVATRYPYPANQYYRN; encoded by the exons ATGGTGGTATTTGATTTTTCAATGTTGAGGTTTTGGAAGAGGCCAACCAAATCTAATGATAAAGGAGGCCCTGGAGATCTCGAGGTTGGTCGCGGCGCCTGCTACTCATCTTCTGCCTCACACCTTCCGGAaggttttggtggtggtggatctGCACCTGAAGCTGAAGATGTGAAATCTGCACCTCTGGATTTGGAAGCCGGTCTTGCTACTAGTACCGATCATCGTCCCAGCTCCTCGAGGAGG GGTAAGTTGAAGAGAGCATCCGATGCGGTTTATCGAGTGATAAGCGAGACGTTGAGGAGGAACAGAACACGAACACGAACACGAACACCTGACCAATCA CATGTACATGATCACGACCAACGAGGAGAAGGCTCAGCAAACG AACCATCAACTTCTGGTGGGTTTGGGATTGGATTGGAAGAACTCATTCAACTAGTCAAAGATGGTAGCCTTGAAGCTTTGAATCGATATAATGGG GTTCATGGGTTATCAAACCTACTGAAGACTGACTTGAAACTGGGCATAGATCGGAACGATGAGGAGATACAGCATCGCAGGCACACATTTGGGTCGAACACATACCCTTGCAGAAAGGGGAAGAGTTTCTGG TGCTTCCTTTGGAGAGCTAGCAAGTTTTATCATTTGCTGGTTATTGTGCTTGCTGGAGTTATTCTTTCACTGCTCCGAATCAACACaaag GGTATCTTCGATGGATGGTATGTGGAAGCTTGCATCGTTTTGGCCATTGTTCTTTACGTCATTGTGAGAG CTAGAATCGAGTACAAACAGTCTTGTCAATTTGAAAAGTTGAGCAAGGAGAAGAGAAACGTACACCTAGAG GTTATTAGAGGTGGTAGAAGAGTCAGGGTTTCTATCTATGATATTGTTGTGGGCGACATTGTACCCCTCAGGAATGGTGTTCAA GTACCTGCAGATGGTGTCCTGTTTGTTGCAAACTCTTTgaaagttgacgaggaagaaatAACTCGCTCAGTCGGAAAT GTCCAAAAAGATGTACAAAGAAATCCGTTCTTGTTATCTGGCTCAAAAGTGATGAAAGGCACAGGTACAATGCTG GTTACAAGTGTTGGAATGAACACTGAATGGGGGTTGAAGATGGAGATTTCCCAAGAGACTGAGGAAGAAAAGCCTTTCCAG GGATACCTGAAATGGCTCGCGATTTCTGCCAGCTGGTTGGTCGTTTTGTTCGCTTCAGTTGCCTGTAGTGTTCGATTAGGCCG ATACTTTAGTGGTTGGGCCAAAAATTCAGATGGAACTCCAATGTTTAATTACGGAATTACCACTGGTGATGAAGCTATAGAATATGTGATCACATCCCTGAGTTTTGGG attgCTATAATAGTAGTGGCAGTGCCTTTTGGACTTTCGATAGCCGTTCGCTTGAA CCTTGCAAAGACAACGAAGAGAATGATGACCGAAAAACTTTTG gtgcaGAAACTCTCTGCATTTGAAAGAATGGGATCTGTTACAACTATATTGTGTCATCAAACTGGGATTTTAACTTTGAATCAG ATGTCTGTGGTTGATGTCTGGGCTGGAGGAAGGAGAGTGCAAGATATGGCTAATGTTTCACAGTTGCCCACGTCTCTTAAAGGACTAATCATAGAAGGCATTGCCCAAAACACAAATGGCAGTGTTGTTTCTGAAACG gGAGTCACTGAACCAGAGGTCTATGGATCACCAACAGAACAGGCCATTCTTCGCTTGGGGAATAAg TTGGGAATGCAGTTTGATGATGTTAGGTCAGCATCATTAGTCCATCATACTATACCAttcaacccaaaaaagaaatatggaGGCGTGGCACTACAG ATTGGTACACGAGGCCACGTTCATTGGAAAGGATCTGCAAAAGTTATTTTGAGTAAATGCGAAGATTATATGGATAGGGCCAACAACCGCAGAGCAATTGATGAACAGCAACGAAAG TTTTTTGAAGGAACAATTGAAAACATGTGCAAGGAAGGACTACGTTGTGCTGCACTTGCCTATCAACCCTGTGGATTGGGAAGTCTTCCAACCATTAAGGAACCTCAAGACCTTGTTTTGTTGGCTATTATTGGTATAAAG GATCCTTGCCGGCCAGGCACAAGGGATGCGATCCAACTGTGCAATTCCGGAAGTGTTAAG GTGTGCATGGTGACTAACGAGGACGTTTGGACTGCACAAGCAATAGCAATGGAATGTGGGATACTGATGGATGCATCTGGCCGTAATATAAGGACAGGAGCCCAATTCCGTGAACTTTCCGGTCCAGAAAGAGAGCAGATTGCCGAAGACATCTTA GTTTTTGCTCAATCTTCTCCCAGCGACAACCTTCTTCTTGTCCAAGCACTGAAGAATAGAGGGCATATAGTTGCAGCCACTGGGATGGGAATACATGATCCAAAGACACTACGCGAG GCTGATGTCAGCCTCGCAATGGGAGTTGGAGGGACCGCAGCAGCAAAAGAAAATTCCAATATTATCATACTGGACGATAATTTTACTACGATTGTCAAG TGTATCATATGGGCTCGATCTCTATACACCAATGTCCAGAGATCTATCCTATTCCGGCTCACTGTCAGTGTATCAGCATTCGCTATCTGTGTGGTTGAGATTGTGTTTTATGATGCATTTCCAGTTAACGCTGTGCAG CTTCTGTTGCTTAACCTTATTATTGACATCTTAGGGGCAATAGCGTTGGCATACAGACCAAAAGCTGATCGCCACCTAATGGGAAAGCCACCGGTTGGTATAAG agacCCTCTTATAACCAAGACTATGTGGTCCAAATTGATCATACAG GTATTTTACCTAGTGCTGTCGCTGATGCTCATAAATTCTGAGAAGCTACTGAATCTGAAGCATGGTCATACGGGCAATGCCGAAAAAGTGATGAACACATTTATATTCAATTCCTTTGTCTTCTGCCTG GTCTTTAATGAGTTTGAAATCCAAAGTGTAGACCAAACCTTCAAAGAAATTCTTAGGGAGAATATGTTTCTCGTTACAATAACTTCAACTATTATATTTCAG ATAATCGTAATGGAGTTTGCAGGCATGTTCATTTCTTCAGTCAAGCTTGACATGAAAAAATGGGTGACGACAAGTCTTTTGGGATTGCTCAG cCAAGTCGCCACTCGCTACCCTTACCCAGCCAACCAATACTACCGTAACTGA